A portion of the Candidatus Woesearchaeota archaeon genome contains these proteins:
- a CDS encoding DUF1385 domain-containing protein, which yields MAEKTYVGGQAVIEGVMMKNKNRVAVAVRNPKGKIEVKKLPYKPKWSKPKFAKLPIFRGFLNLVDTMVLGMKALNYSANASLEEDEKLTKKEIIGTSFFAILFAVGIFIVLPLYITKIFVDKGFLFNLVDGVFRILIFLIYILLISLMSDVKRVFQYHGAEHKTVNCYEFGKKLTIENVSKCSLAHRRCGTTFIIIVLVISILVFSLILWENTLVKILGRIILIPIIAGVSYELLRLGARYEKNILLNILIVPGLWIQKLTTREPDKKQLAVAIKSLQAVLDKPKKKSGNKTRKKVSFKSKIKKKK from the coding sequence ATGGCAGAAAAAACGTATGTTGGTGGGCAAGCAGTAATTGAAGGCGTTATGATGAAGAATAAAAATCGTGTAGCTGTTGCTGTGAGAAATCCGAAAGGAAAAATTGAAGTTAAAAAATTACCCTACAAACCAAAATGGAGTAAGCCCAAATTTGCAAAGTTGCCTATTTTTAGAGGATTTTTAAATTTAGTTGATACAATGGTTTTGGGGATGAAAGCTTTAAATTATAGTGCTAATGCTAGTTTAGAAGAAGATGAAAAACTTACAAAAAAAGAAATAATTGGCACCTCATTTTTTGCAATACTTTTTGCAGTTGGAATTTTTATTGTGCTTCCACTATATATTACTAAGATTTTTGTAGATAAAGGTTTTTTATTTAATTTAGTTGATGGGGTATTTAGAATACTTATTTTTTTAATTTATATTTTGCTTATTTCTTTAATGTCTGATGTAAAACGAGTGTTTCAATATCATGGGGCAGAACATAAAACTGTAAATTGTTATGAATTTGGCAAAAAATTAACTATTGAAAATGTTTCAAAGTGTTCTTTGGCGCATCGACGGTGTGGAACAACATTTATTATAATTGTTTTAGTAATTTCAATACTAGTTTTTTCTTTAATTTTGTGGGAAAATACTTTAGTTAAAATTTTAGGAAGAATTATTTTGATTCCGATAATTGCTGGAGTGTCATATGAACTTTTAAGACTTGGAGCAAGGTATGAAAAAAATATTTTATTAAATATTCTTATTGTTCCTGGGCTTTGGATACAAAAATTAACAACTAGGGAACCTGACAAAAAACAATTAGCAGTTGCAATTAAATCATTGCAAGCAGTTTTAGATAAGCCTAAAAAGAAATCTGGCAATAAAACTCGAAAAAAAGTTAGTTTTAAATCTAAAATTAAGAAGAAAAAATAG